In the Muricauda sp. MAR_2010_75 genome, one interval contains:
- a CDS encoding DUF1569 domain-containing protein, which translates to MKSLFDSETHTEILNRIDNLSESSQREWGKMEVGQMLRHCQFPLKVALGKHTIKKPNFFMRLLYKGFKKSMYNDKLWKRNLPTAPGFKVEDKKDFKEEKDKLVALINDFHEERTKKTRDPHPAFGELTYDQWGQMQYKHLDHHLRQFGV; encoded by the coding sequence ATGAAATCCCTATTTGACTCCGAAACCCACACTGAAATTCTAAATAGAATTGATAATCTTTCTGAATCCTCTCAAAGGGAGTGGGGCAAAATGGAGGTTGGACAAATGCTGCGCCACTGTCAGTTTCCCTTGAAGGTAGCTTTAGGCAAACATACAATAAAAAAACCCAATTTTTTTATGCGATTGCTCTACAAAGGATTCAAGAAAAGCATGTACAATGACAAACTTTGGAAACGCAATCTACCCACCGCTCCGGGGTTTAAGGTTGAGGACAAAAAAGATTTCAAAGAAGAAAAAGACAAATTGGTTGCATTGATCAATGATTTCCATGAAGAAAGAACCAAAAAAACAAGGGACCCACATCCTGCATTTGGAGAGTTAACCTATGACCAATGGGGACAAATGCAGTATAAGCATTTGGACCATCATTTGCGACAGTTTGGAGTTTAA